A stretch of the Solanum dulcamara chromosome 6, daSolDulc1.2, whole genome shotgun sequence genome encodes the following:
- the LOC129892406 gene encoding fasciclin-like arabinogalactan protein 2 encodes MKVWPAMSLSVSLLLLLFLSTTTYAHNITKILAKHPEFSTFNHYLTVTHLAAEINRRQTITVCAIDNAAMNVLLEKHLPTYTLKNVLSLHVFADYFGAKKLHQITKGSTLTATMFQATGEAPGTSGYINITNMKGGKVGFATEDNDGHFAATFVKSVVEMPYNISVIQISHILTSAAAEAPVAAPSDLNVTTLMAKQGCKSFSDLLKSHPDVSKTFAENVQSGLTVFCPTDGVISAFMPKFKNLTKDGQASLLLYHGIPVYNSMGMLKSNNGLMNTLATEGKNKYDFTVQNDGDDVKLETKVVTAKISGTLYDEEPLSVYKVDKVLLPRELFKGVVAEEPAPAPKGSKKKKKSSKKGGDDDGSPEPSSEDDEDPADDSANLNWASNVKSTGWFVTVVISIICVAII; translated from the coding sequence ATGAAGGTCTGGCCGGCGATGTCACTTTCCGTCTCTCTTCTCCTTCTACTATTTCTCTCCACCACCACCTACGCCCACAACATTACTAAAATCCTCGCAAAACACCCTGAATTCTCCACCTTCAACCATTACTTAACCGTCACACACTTAGCTGCAGAAATAAACCGCCGACAGACCATCACTGTCTGCGCAATTGACAATGCCGCCATGAACGTCCTACTTGAAAAACACTTACCCACTTACACTCTTAAAAACGTCCTTTCCCTCCACGTATTCGCCGATTACTTCGGTGCCAAGAAACTCCACCAGATCACTAAAGGAAGTACCCTCACCGCCACAATGTTCCAAGCCACCGGCGAAGCTCCGGGAACTTCTGGGTACATCAATATCACAAATATGAAAGGTGGGAAAGTGGGTTTTGCAACTGAAGACAACGACGGCCATTTCGCTGCTACTTTCGTCAAATCCGTCGTGGAAATGCCGTACAACATTTCAGTTATTCAAATTAGCCATATACTCACTTCCGCTGCTGCTGAAGCTCCGGTAGCTGCTCCTAGTGACCTTAATGTCACCACTTTAATGGCTAAACAGGGATGTAAATCATTTTCAGATCTGTTAAAATCTCACCCAGATGTATCCAAGACTTTCGCCGAAAATGTACAGAGTGGATTAACAGTATTTTGCCCCACCGACGGTGTTATCAGCGCCTTCATGCCCAAATTCAAGAATCTAACAAAAGACGGCCAAGCTTCTTTACTATTATACCATGGAATCCCTGTTTATAACTCCATGGGAATGTTGAAATCCAATAACGGATTAATGAACACTTTAGCTACCGAAGGCAAAAATAAATACGATTTCACCGTGCAAAATGACGGAGATGATGTGAAATTGGAAACGAAAGTCGTAACGGCGAAGATCTCCGGTACTTTATACGACGAGGAGCCATTATCCGTTTACAAAGTCGATAAAGTTTTACTCCCAAGAGAATTGTTTAAAGGGGTAGTAGCTGAAGAACCAGCACCAGCTCCAAAGGGTtcgaagaaaaagaagaagagttcTAAAAAGGGAGGCGATGACGACGGTTCACCGGAGCCCAGCTCGGAAGACGATGAAGATCCGGCGGATGATTCAGCAAATTTGAACTGGGCCAGTAACGTGAAAAGTACTGGGTGGTTTGTTACAGTTGTAATAAGCATTATTTGTGTTGCCATTATTTGA
- the LOC129892034 gene encoding uncharacterized protein LOC129892034 yields the protein MSSSMSLLRSSILWIAILVPPYLLFAKFSGYGVVSISITTSVLVVSTIAFIFSKQKHSILKESSVQEEEEPQNGNFGQVKEVLSVQNSRIENGVAQNGNFEQVEEVLSVQNPRIENGVAQIRDLYSESESLGGPSSSSSEDSDIDWPFSGELEQSPLCSDGSISDEESLIEIALPSGQFVKDSPKLSFNQQHQKVVFADLVPESIFQQHCVMDFLADISDVYEEDNLIEIDISMGSIKCSGFEIPA from the coding sequence ATGTCTTCTTCTATGTCTCTCCTCAGAAGCTCAATACTGTGGATTGCTATTCTTGTTCCACCATACTTGTTATTTGCCAAATTTTCAGGATATGGGGTTGTTTCTATTTCCATAACAACTTCAGTTTTGGTTGTATCTACCATAGCTTTCATATTCTCAAAACAAAAGCATAGTATCCTGAAGGAATCATCAGtccaagaagaagaagaacctcaAAATGGCAACTTTGGACAAGTTAAGGAAGTTTTATCAGTCCAAAATTCAAGAATTGAAAATGGGGTGGCTCAAAATGGAAACTTTGAACAAGTTGAGGAAGTTTTATCAGTCCAAAATCCAAGAATTGAAAATGGGGTTGCTCAAATACGTGATTTATATTCAGAAAGTGAGAGTCTTGGTGGCCCCTCATCTTCTTCAAGTGAAGATTCTGATATTGACTGGCCATTCTCAGGTGAGTTAGAACAAAGTCCACTATGCTCAGATGGTTCAATTTCTGATGAAGAAAGTCTAATTGAAATAGCACTTCCAAGTGGTCAATTTGTAAAAGATAGTCCCAAGTTGTCTTTTAATCAGCAACACCAAAAGGTAGTATTTGCAGATTTAGTACCAGAATCCATCTTTCAACAACATTGCGTAATGGATTTCTTGGCAGATATAAGTGATGTTTATGAAGAAGACAATTTGATAGAGATTGACATATCCATGGGATCCATCAAATGTTCAGGATTTGAGATTCCAGCATGA